Sequence from the Microbacterium sp. 1.5R genome:
CCGGACGGATCGATGCCGACGCCGCCGTCGTCGAAGAGCTGGACCGCGCGTTCGTGGCATTCCCCGCGCCGGCACTCGACATCTGGTACTGAACTCTCAGACGAAAGGGGCGCCTCGACCGAAGTCGAGGCGCCCCTTTCATGTCTGCCGGGTATCAGCCGAGCGTGAGGGCATCCCGCAGCAGCTTCGCCTGTTCGGCCGCGTGCACCTTCGACGAGCCCGTCGCGGGCGATGCCGAAGCCGGACGCGACACCGGACGGAAGCTGCGGTCACCCGGGACGTCGGCGAAGGCGAGTGCCAGGAACGGCCAGGCTCCCTGGTTCTCCGGCTCCTCCTGCACCCACACCAGCTCGGCGTTCGGGTACGAATCGGTGATGGCCTTCAGTCCGTCGATCGGGGTCGGGTAGAGCTGCTCGAGCCTGACCAGCGCGATCTCGGGGTTCGGGTTCTTCTCGAGTTCGGCTTTGAGATCCCAGTGCACCTTGCCGGAGTGCACGAGGACGCGCTTCACGGCATTGCGATCGAGGCCCCGGTTGTCGTCGAGAACCGGCTCGAAACGGCCCTGCGTGAAGGCCTCGACCGGGCTCGTCGCCCCACGCAGACGCAGCATGGCCTTCGGGGTGAAGACGATGAGCGGCTTGCGCGGACGCGCGTAGGCCTGGCGGCGCAGCAGGTGGAAGTACGACGCGGGCGTCGAGGGGCGCGCGACGATCATGTTGTCCTGCGCGCACATCTGCAGGAACCGCTCGATGCGCGAGGAGGAGTGGTCCGGCCCCTGACCCTCGTAGCCGTGGGGAAGGAGCAGCGTGACGCTGGACTGCTGTCCCCACTTCTGCTCCGCCGCCGAGATGTACTCGTCGATGACCGACTGAGCGCCGTTGACGAAGTCGCCGAACTGGGCCTCCCACAGCACGAGGGCCTCGGGAGCCTCGACGGAGTAGCCGTACTCGAAGCCGAGCGCCGCATACTCGCTGAGGAGCGAGTCGTAGACGAAGAAGCGGCCCTGGGACTCGGAGAGGTTCGACAGCGGCAGCCACTCCTGGCCGTTCGCGCGGTCGTGCAGAGTCGCGTGACGCTGCACGAATGTGCCGCGTCGCGAGTCCTGCCCGGCGAGCCGCACGGGCGTTCCCTCGACGAGGAGCGAACCGAAGGCGAGAAGCTCGCCGAAGCCCCAGTCGATGTTGCCGTTGCGGCTCATGTCGAGACGCTTCTCGAGCTGCTGCTGCAGCTTGGGGTGCACGGTGAAGCCCTCGGGCTTGTTCACGAACGCGTCGCCGATGAGCTGGATGACCTCGTTCGAGACTCCGGTGATCTCCGGAGCGCCGACCTGCTCGTCGACCGGCGGCAGATCCTGCGCGACCGGGTTGGCGCCGGTCTCGGCGGCGTGCGTCTCGGCGAACGCGATCTCCAGACGGTTCTGGAAGTCGGCCTTGGCCTCGTCGTACTCCTCTTCGGTGATGTCGCCACGACCGACGAGCGACTCCGTGTACAGCTTGCGCACCGATCGCTTCGCCTGGATCAGGTCGGTCATCAGCGGCTGCGTCATCGAGGGGTCGTCTCCCTCGTTGTGACCACGGCGGCGGTAGCAGACGAGGTCGATGACGACGTCGCGGTGGAACCGCTCGCGGTATTCGAACGCGAGCTGCGCGACGTGGATCACAGCCTCGGGGTCGTCGCCGTTCACGTGGAACACGGGTGCCTGGATGGTCTTCGCGACATCGGTCGAGTACACCGAGGAACGCGAGTCGTTCGGGAGGGTCGTGAAGCCGACCTGGTTGTTGACCACCACGTGGATCGTGCCGCCGGTGCGATACCCGCGCAGCTGAGACATCTGCAGCGTCTCGACCACCACGCCCTGACCGGCGAACGCGGCGTCGCCGTGCACGAGGATCGGCAGCCAGGCGAACGTGCCGATCGGCTTGCGGTCCTGCTTGGCGCGCACGATGCCCTCGAGGACTCCGTCGACCGTCTCGAGGTGAGACGGGTTCGCGGCCAGATACACCGGGAGCTCGGAGCCGTCATCGGCGACGAACGTTCCCTCGGTGCCCAGGTGGTACTTCACATCGCCCGAGCCGCGCTGGTTGCCGGGGGTCTGCGTGCCCTCGAACTCCTGGAACACGTGGCCGTAGGTCTTGCCCGCGATGTTCGTCAGCACGTTCAGACGGCCGCGGTGCGCCATGCCGATCGCGGCGCCCTCGAGTCCGGATGTGGCCGCACCCTGGAGGATCTCGTCGAGCAGCGGGACGAGAGACTCGCCGCCCTCGAGTGAGAACCGCTTCTGACCGACGAACTTGGTCTGCAGGAAGGTCTCGAACGCCTCGGCCTCGTTGAGCTTGCGGAGAACCCGCAGCTGCTCGTCGTGGCCGGGCTTCTGGTACTTGACCTCGACCTTCTCCTGGAACCAGCGGCGCTGCTCCGGGTCCTGGATGTGCATGTACTCGATGCCGAGCGTGCGGCAGTACGAGTCGCGAAGGACGCCGAGGATGTCGCGCAGCTTGGCGACACGGCGGCCACCGAACCCGCCGGTCACGAACTCGCGGTCGAGATCCCAGAAGGTGAGCCCGTGGCTCTCGATCTCGAGGTCGGGGTGCGAGCGCTGGACGTACTCGAGCGGATCGATGTCGGCCATCAGGTGACCGCGCACTCGGAACGAGTTGATGAGCTCCTGCACGCGGGACTGCTTGTCGACGCGCTCGGCGAGATCCACCGCGATGTCGGGGTTCCAGCGGATGGGGGAGTACGGGATGCGCAGAGCGGCGAAGATGTCGTCGTAGAAGCCGCGCTGTCCGATCAGGAGCTCGTGGACCTTCTTCAGGAACTCGCCGGAGCCGGCGCCCTGGATGACTCGGTGGTCATAGGTGCTCGTCAGCGTGATCGTCTTGCCGATCGCCAGCTCGTTGAGCGTCTTCTCGCTCGCTCCCTGGAACTCGGCCGGGTACTCGAGGGCACCGGCGCCGATGATGCAGCCCTGCCCCTTCATCAGACGAGGCACGGAGTGCACGGTGCCGATGCCGCCGGGGTTGGTGAGTGAGACCGTGGTGCCCTGGAAGTCGGCCGCCGTCAGCTTGTTGTTGCGGGCGCGCGTCACGAGGTCTTCGTAGGCGACGAGATACTCGCTGAAGGTCAGCGTGTCGGCGCGCTTGATGCTGGGGACCATCAGAGCGCGCGTGCCGTCGGGCTTGGGCAGATCGATCGCGATGCCGAGGTTCACGTGAGCCGGAGCCACGACCGAGGGCTTGCCGTCGATCTCGGCGTAGAAGACGTTCTGGCTGCGGAACTCGTCGAGCGTGCGGATCAGCGCCCAGCCGATGAGGTGGGTGAAGCTGATCTTGCCGCCGCGCGTGCGCGCCATGTGGTTGTTGATGACGATCCGGTTGTCGATCATCAGCTTCGCGGGCACCGTGCGCACGCTCGTCGCGGTCGGAACCGTCAGCGACTCGTCCATGTTCGCGGCGAGGGTCTTGGGCAGACCGCGAAGGGGCGTGACCTTGTCCTCTTCGACGGGCTCGGCTGACTCGGGCGCCTCGGCCTTGGCTGCGGGCTTCGGAGCCTGCGCGGGGATCGGGGCTGCAGCGGCGGGCTTGGTCGTGGTCCGTGCGACGGGCTGTGCGCCGATGACCGGGATGGGCGCGGTCACGGGGTGAGCCGGCTGCTCCGTGGCGGCTGCGGGGACCGCGCTGCCGGTCGCGGCATCCGACTGGTACTTCTCGAGGATCGGCCACCACTCCTTGTCGACGGAGTCGCGGTTCACCTTGTACTGCTCGTAGAGCTCTTCCACGAGCCAGGAATTGGCTCCGAACCCCCCGTCGCCCCCGACGCCGGTCACCTGGTTCGACACGCTCGATCGCCCTCTTTCATCGCTGAAGTCCATATATGCACACCAGGACGCGTGATGCGTCCGGGCCCGCACACTCTCGACTTCCAAGCCTAACGTGTTTCCTCGGGCATTCGTCGAAGGCATGCGCCCTCGGCGGCGCTATCTGAGTACCGTGGGGGTATGGAGTTCTCCGGTGAGTCACCCGCAGTCGATCTGACCTATTCCGACGTGTTCCTCGTGCCGCGACGATCGGCTGTCACGAGTCGTCTGCAGGTCGATCTGGCGCCGCAGGACGGGACTCCCGCGACGCTCCCGATCGTTGCCTCGAACATGAATTCCGTCACCGGTCCTCGGCTCGCCGCGGTGCTCGCACGGCGGGGCGGGCTCGGAGTGCTTCCGCAGGACATGCCCCTGCAGGGGCTGGACGCCGCGATCCGCGATGT
This genomic interval carries:
- a CDS encoding multifunctional oxoglutarate decarboxylase/oxoglutarate dehydrogenase thiamine pyrophosphate-binding subunit/dihydrolipoyllysine-residue succinyltransferase subunit, with the translated sequence MSNQVTGVGGDGGFGANSWLVEELYEQYKVNRDSVDKEWWPILEKYQSDAATGSAVPAAATEQPAHPVTAPIPVIGAQPVARTTTKPAAAAPIPAQAPKPAAKAEAPESAEPVEEDKVTPLRGLPKTLAANMDESLTVPTATSVRTVPAKLMIDNRIVINNHMARTRGGKISFTHLIGWALIRTLDEFRSQNVFYAEIDGKPSVVAPAHVNLGIAIDLPKPDGTRALMVPSIKRADTLTFSEYLVAYEDLVTRARNNKLTAADFQGTTVSLTNPGGIGTVHSVPRLMKGQGCIIGAGALEYPAEFQGASEKTLNELAIGKTITLTSTYDHRVIQGAGSGEFLKKVHELLIGQRGFYDDIFAALRIPYSPIRWNPDIAVDLAERVDKQSRVQELINSFRVRGHLMADIDPLEYVQRSHPDLEIESHGLTFWDLDREFVTGGFGGRRVAKLRDILGVLRDSYCRTLGIEYMHIQDPEQRRWFQEKVEVKYQKPGHDEQLRVLRKLNEAEAFETFLQTKFVGQKRFSLEGGESLVPLLDEILQGAATSGLEGAAIGMAHRGRLNVLTNIAGKTYGHVFQEFEGTQTPGNQRGSGDVKYHLGTEGTFVADDGSELPVYLAANPSHLETVDGVLEGIVRAKQDRKPIGTFAWLPILVHGDAAFAGQGVVVETLQMSQLRGYRTGGTIHVVVNNQVGFTTLPNDSRSSVYSTDVAKTIQAPVFHVNGDDPEAVIHVAQLAFEYRERFHRDVVIDLVCYRRRGHNEGDDPSMTQPLMTDLIQAKRSVRKLYTESLVGRGDITEEEYDEAKADFQNRLEIAFAETHAAETGANPVAQDLPPVDEQVGAPEITGVSNEVIQLIGDAFVNKPEGFTVHPKLQQQLEKRLDMSRNGNIDWGFGELLAFGSLLVEGTPVRLAGQDSRRGTFVQRHATLHDRANGQEWLPLSNLSESQGRFFVYDSLLSEYAALGFEYGYSVEAPEALVLWEAQFGDFVNGAQSVIDEYISAAEQKWGQQSSVTLLLPHGYEGQGPDHSSSRIERFLQMCAQDNMIVARPSTPASYFHLLRRQAYARPRKPLIVFTPKAMLRLRGATSPVEAFTQGRFEPVLDDNRGLDRNAVKRVLVHSGKVHWDLKAELEKNPNPEIALVRLEQLYPTPIDGLKAITDSYPNAELVWVQEEPENQGAWPFLALAFADVPGDRSFRPVSRPASASPATGSSKVHAAEQAKLLRDALTLG